In one window of Gossypium hirsutum isolate 1008001.06 chromosome A01, Gossypium_hirsutum_v2.1, whole genome shotgun sequence DNA:
- the LOC107957979 gene encoding ras-related protein RABE1c — protein sequence MAAPPARARADYDYLIKLLLIGDSGVGKSCLLLRFSDGSFTTSFITTIGIDFKIRTIELDGKRIKLQIWDTAGQERFRTITTAYYRGAMGILLVYDVTDESSFNNIRNWIRNIEQHASDNVNKILVGNKADMDESKRAVPTSKGQALADEYGIKFFETSAKTNLNVEEVFFSIARDIKQRLADTDSKSEPQTIKINQGDQAAGGAAPAQKSACCG from the exons aTGGCTGCTCCACCTGCAAGAGCTCGAGCCGATTACGACTATCTCATAAAGCTCCTTTTGATCGGCGACAgcg GTGTGGGTAAGAGTTGCCTTCTTTTGCGTTTTTCGGATGGCTCATTTACTACAAGTTTTATCACAACCATTGG AATCGACTTTAAGATTAGGACTATAGAGCTTGATGGAAAAAGAATCAAACTGCAAATTTGGGATACTGCTGGGCAAGAGCGGTTTCGGACTATTACAACTG CTTACTACCGTGGAGCCATGGGCATTTTGCTCGTCTATGATGTGACTGATGAGTCATCTTTCAATA ACATTAGAAACTGGATTCGTAATATTGAACAGCATGCTTCGGACAATGTCAACAAAATTCTGGTGGGTAATAAGGCTGATATGGACGAAAGCAAAAGG GCCGTCCCTACCTCAAAGGGCCAAGCTCTTGCCGATGAATACGGCATCAAGTTCTTTGAAACT AGTGCAAAAACAAACTTAAACGTTGAGGAGGTTTTCTTTTCAATAGCCAGGGACATTAAACAAAGACTTGCCGATACCGACTCAAAGTCTGAG CCACAGACGATCAAAATTAACCAAGGCGACCAAGCAGCAGGAGGTGCAGCGCCCGCTCAAAAATCAGCTTGCTGCGGTTGA
- the LOC107960696 gene encoding uncharacterized protein translates to MYYNNEVQSIRDEFIGEIGIHQEITNVLYQLLFQACHERDEAKQQLKQSMVEISELKKLLNKLLPTSNFSSETNSSDDVSLTADDCTRRKTLKASLVENSGGRIPVRKCYSIGNVIDALIEGRPLPVKGRLFEAVIDTPPLLETLMIIGELPNWRNPPPLPFNLVVNEISNSQTLNYKK, encoded by the coding sequence ATGTACTACAACAACGAAGTACAATCAATAAGAGATGAATTTATAGGTGAAATTGGGATACACCAAGAAATAACCAATGTATTATATCAGCTATTATTTCAAGCCTGCCATGAAAGAGACGAAGCTAAACAGCAATTGAAGCAATCAATGGTGGAAATCTCCGAATTGAAGAAATTACTCAACAAACTGTTACCAACATCCAACTTTTCATCCGAAACCAATTCTTCCGACGACGTTTCATTGACGGCCGATGATTGTACTCGTCGGAAAACGTTGAAAGCTTCATTGGTTGAAAATTCCGGTGGTCGAATTCCCGTCAGAAAATGTTATTCTATCGGAAATGTAATTGATGCCCTTATTGAAGGAAGGCCGTTGCCGGTGAAAGGGAGGTTATTTGAAGCTGTTATTGATACTCCGCCATTGTTGGAGACGCTTATGATTATAGGTGAGCTTCCTAATTGGCGAAACCCTCCGCCATTGCCGTTTAATCTTGTTGTTAATGAAATCTCTAATTCCCAAACATTGAACTATAAGAAGTGA
- the LOC107957980 gene encoding probable histone H2B.3, with amino-acid sequence MAPKVGGKKPAEKKPAEKAPAEKRPKAEKKISKEGGADKKKKAKKSVETYKIYIFKVLKQVHPDIGISSKAMGIMNSFINDIFEKLAQEASRLARYNKKPTITSREIQTAVRLVLPGELAKHAVSEGTKAVTKFTSS; translated from the coding sequence ATGGCTCCAAAGGTTGGTGGGAAGAAGCCCGCCGAGAAAAAACCGGCGGAAAAGGCTCCGGCGGAGAAGAGGCCAAAGGCGGAGAAGAAGATCTCAAAAGAAGGCGGCGCAGATAAGAAGAAGAAGGCTAAGAAGAGCGTCGAGACTTACAAGATTTACATCTTCAAGGTATTGAAACAGGTTCATCCTGATATCGGGATCTCGAGCAAAGCGATGGGGATAATGAACAGTTTCATCAACGATATCTTTGAGAAATTGGCTCAAGAAGCATCGAGATTGGCTAGGTATAATAAGAAGCCGACGATTACATCTAGGGAGATCCAAACCGCCGTTCGATTGGTTTTGCCTGGTGAATTGGCTAAGCATGCCGTTTCTGAAGGAACTAAGGCGGTTACTAAGTTCACTAGTTCTTAG